The sequence ATTGAacgaaattagacaaaaatccttaaatcgaacaattttaatagtttaaagtgaatttttaacaaaataaaaaatttaaaaaatattatttagtacatatcaaaatttaataaaaaaattataattctaattataaaataaaactaaaagatatttttttattttttatttttaaaataattattttttattttatttttttaaatatttatttatgtggaccaataaaattgtgccacatgtacactgtgtacacgtaTACATTCCACCATGGCAGTTAACAAAATAGATGGAAATAGCTAAGTGCTAACAGAACTTGGATTTATgaggttttaccaccaaaattttaaaattgggaGTTACTTGCAAGAACCTGACCACTTAAGgaggttatgccgcaaattacttaaCCTGTAACTCTGTCTTTTTTCTTTCCTTACAATATCAATATGACATGACACAATTCCTGTTTTATGTATCATCAAAGAGAAGCTTGTAAccttaatttcgaaaataatttgtGGTACCACACATAAGATCAACAACATAAATGTTATTTAGTATGCCTGTAAATATTGTAGAGTTTGACAGAAAATAGGGCTGACCTTGAGGGTAGGTGAGCCAAGCGTGCGCCTCGGGCCCCGAACGATCACTGCCTCAAAATTGTGACAAAAAAATTTGTTActatacataaatattaaataagaaaaaatataacaaatattgTTTTCTGTAGTGAGCAATCTTAAGAGCTTTTAAAAACTCATCCAAGCATTACAAGCAAGATAATGAGCAGTGCTGTTAGtgcttaacaaaataaaattcaatattgAAAATAgaactaattaaaaatttacttaTTTAATTGCATAGTTCAACAAATAAATGAGACAAGAATAACAATGGAGTAACTACTATTTGTAtatcttttagtattttatgtattttataagAGGTAAATAATAaactacaatattaaaaaataaaataaaaaataagataccAAATATCCACTTCTTCATtttgttttcaaatttttaattaaaaaaaacctgAAATAGTAAGAATTGAATTAGTTGCTtaaattttgttttcattttgtTAGCGAACAAAGCCTATATTTTTCATCCATTTAGTAATGATCAAAATGATGTTACAAGAAAAAACAACTACATTAAACATAATACTATAGAATCATGAATATCGTTAGTTTTTGAAGCAaccactaaaataaaaaataataatatactcaCTAAACAAAACGGatcataaaactttattaatgaaCTCCTTCAAGATGTTTATATAATACACAActtcataatataataattaaaatggtCCAAACATAGCTTATATATGAGTAAATATTTGTTAAGTACATGATTATTAAACTATCTCGACTCTACAATTTGgacaaaatttactaacttgTAGCCACTCAACAACACATCCTTCATGATACGCGTGAGTGCATGGTAACTTAGCAGCTTCCAAACCAACCGAAACATCCTCCAAACAAATCGAACAAAAAATTGGATTATCTTTAACCCAaactttttctaatttctcgATTGACTCTTCACTTGCCGCCACAAAGCAAATTGGAACATCATTCATATCAAAGTCGTCATCATCGTCGTCGTCGTCGTCGTAGTCGTCGTCGTCATCAAGTTGAGGTAGTTCATAAACCAAAACTTCAACGGAAATATTAACACCGACTTCTTCATTCAAATTATGATCATAATCGTTGTTgtttatcatatttttacaGCAATCAATAATGCGATCGGCAATATAAGAGAGAGAAGGAAGATAGATCGCAGCAATCAATAATGTGAGAGTTTTGGAAGATTTCGACAAGACAAGACAAGGGTTTCGGTTGAAATAGGTATGGCGTGGTACTTCTCTATCGTTTTACTTGATTAAAATCTAGGATTATATCAAAGAAACCCACTTCAATTCAATCGAGAAGGATTTTTCATTTGGTGGATCGAAGATCACATCCATTTGTACACACAAGTGTATAtgtaattatttctatttttataaGATGATATGTACTTGTTCTGTTCTGTTAGAACAAGTGGGGGACATTAGGAGTTACTACGAGTGAGTATGTATGAGGTTGTACTTTTGAAGTGATTTTGTTGGTGTCAGTCAAGACTCGAGAAGCCACTTCAGTTATTGCAACATTTGTTGGTGCACAAATAAGAGTTGTGTAGTTGATCTTTAAGAAGTGTAGCATTGATTTTCGTCTTTCCTGTCCCAGGTGGACCCCATATAAGCTCAAAACCATCTCTGCTCTTGCAGTGTATCATGTGAAGACAAGACAAGCAAGAACTGCACTAGTCTGAGACTCATTCATATTGCATGCATATGTCAAGATTGCATGACATATGCAATGCCTTCCAATCCAAACCCTTTTGTTGGTGGTCAAATTCCCCAGGAAAACAACAAACAATGATGTCTTCATCTGCATATCTAGTTCAAATTTCTTTGAAGACTTGGCTTTGAAATTAGTAGTACAATTAGAGTTACTATCATTCCCCTTCTCATCCTCAGTGACTGATATAAAGGCCCATAATCTTCCTGTTTCTGGTTTAGCATTCACTAAAATCATGCATCATGTCTCCAGGCAAAGTTTTATCATTGAATCTGTTCCTCCAGTAATCAACTTGAACTTGATAAACTTTTTCTCAAAAGCAACTGCCTTGGCATAAGGTAATCTATGATGCAGCGTGTCCATACTTGAGTATAACTGCGCTCGAGTTTCTTCCAACAAAGGGTACACAAAAGATCCCAAATAATTCTGAACCGATTCAAATGATTCAGGAATTTTTTTCACCTACAAAGAAACAAAGTTTATTAGTTAAGTAAAGAAGTTTGCAACTTCTACACAAAAACAAAATGAATGGTAAAAGCTCAATGAGCTTGTTTTTAAGAGTTTTATAGTCAACACTCACAAATTATAGTAAGTGAGATTTGGAAGCATAAGAAATTTTGAAATGTACCaataatatatacacataagAAATGATTTGCTTACATAGCAGGAAAAAGAATATGAGGACTAAATTCAAACTACATagacaaacaaaacaaattagTTTAGTTATATAAACGACATTTGTACCTATTAATCTCATAATCTCATACTTGCATCAAAAGTAAGCAATTACTAGAAATGGATTTTCCCCTATTTCATAATCTAATCCATGCGTCTAGAATTCTGTCATCACAATTAAGAATACACACATTAGAATTTCAAGAAAATTTAAATGAGAAATTTTCGTATATATACGTAATTTACAATCTATTAACATAAATGACGTTAATTAATCTAATGCAATCCTAATAACGTGACACGTCATCACCCCTACCGTAAATCCAAAATAAACCCAGCCTGCAATCTCGTTTCATTAACGCGCTGTAATCATCCGAAAATCAAGGGATTGAATTTCTTAAACAGCGCgtgatttatattaaaaaaaaggaaaccTATAAATctataattcaaaatctgagAATTCAAATcaaatcttgaaaaaaaaaaccattaacgaacaaaaaaaaaaaggtttcgTTCGACAACCGATCGAACATCCTAAAAACAAATTTCGATTTTGAAAACTGCAATAACGATTTTCAAAATCGCTTCCCTGCGATTATACAAATCAATATCACAGCTGTAAAACTTctctcaaaataaaaatctccattaaagaacaaaaaaaaagctTCAGTTACAAAAAGTCACAGCTAGCCGATCAACATTAATTCAGAACCAACGAAGCAATCAGACAACATTACGACATATCAACCAAACAGTCGACACAGCAAATGCGATCAAAAATCAAAGGTTAAGCAAAAATTACCTTCCGCAGTTTAATCGACGACATGTACATCTTCATCGTCTTCCTCTGCCTTTCCTAATCGCACCACCAAAAGCTACCAAAATaggtaattataaaaattaaaaatacataactgattattatacaaaaatactttcaatAATTATGTGAGAAAATCATTTTTATACGTATATttgtcaacaaaaaaaaaaatacttagaaTATTCAAAACTGTTTATAACAAAAGTTACATTTGCATTGATTGATGACAGTTTGATATGGAAGATCCAAGaacagttatgatattttataatgGACAATGAGTGGACAAAACAAACTACACAAACATTTTAAAGTGACAGGGATATTAATACCATCAAAATGTTCTTACAACCTACTTGCACAAACAATATGTTCTACTTTGGGTTTGGACAGAAGTAAACAAAACATTGATGTTCAATTCCAAATTAAATTAGGAATACCACCCATGAAGATTATAGATGACAATGGCTGCAAATTTTATGaacaaatcagaaaaaaaaaaaaaagatgatgatGAGACCAAATACCCTATGATGGTAAACCTTTCGACAGCCATTCCAACAGAAAATATTGGTAACAACTCCATCAATCACGACTACTCTGAACATACAATGCAAATCACCCAAGCTATACTTTCAAGGACAGAGTATGCACAAAACATGGCAGACTTCGTAATCAATCAAGTTGAAAATGCAATTGAAACAAGCCAGCAAGCAACAAGTCAGGTGATCTCAGATCCTCATGTTGATAACATATTTGTTGGACAAGTTTTTTCAAACAAAGAAACTCTACAAAATGTTGTCAGCCTATACTCTATAAGAAGAAATCAACCCTTCAAGGTAAAGAGATCCTCCAAACTTGACTATAAGCTAGTTTGCATCGATGAAAATTGTACATGGAGTTTCTTGGCATCAAAACAtggaaaaacaaacatgttcaAAATCAGAAAGATTCAGCATTCTCATACATGCTCAATAGATGTCACATCTGTAGACCATCCTAATGCAACAAGCAACCTGATTGGTAGTGTAATAAGAACCAAATTTGTAAAGCCAAAGAGAGACTACACACCAAATGAAATAGTGGATGACATGGCAGATGACTATTGTGTCTCCATATCTTACCAAAAAGCATGGAGGGCTAGAGAAAAAGCTATTGTAGATGCAAGATGCTGTCCACACGAATCGTACTCTGAAATACCAAGAATCTTATACATGATGGAAAAATGCAACCCAGGTACTACTTGACAACCCTAAAACCAAGTTTTccaaacaaaattataaaatataatatactaAATGGTTTATTGAATTACAGGAACAATCACAGACCTTGTCACAGACGAAAATGGCCACTTCAAATACCTATACTTCGCAATAGGTGCTTCCATCAAAGGTTGGCAACACTGCAATCCAATAATAGTCACGGATGGTACTTTCTTAAAAAATCAACATGGTGCAGCATTATTAATAGCTAGTGCACAAAATGCAAATAGACACATATTTCCACTAGCATTTGCAATAGTAGACTCTAAGAATGACACTTCATGGAACTGGTTCTTCAGCAAGCTAAAAGAATCATACAGTGAAAGAGAAGGGCAGTGCATTATTTCAGACAGACATGAAAGTATTGCGAAAGCAGCAAATACAAACTTCTCAAACCTCATGCATGGGGTTTGTTGCTACCACTTGCTAAAAAATACCAAGACCAAGTTCAAAAATGGTGGAGATGAACTCAAGAATGCATTCAATGGAGCTTCCAAAGCTTACAATGCTgctgaatatgaaaaaaaaaacatgagagATTTAGACAATATTCATAGCGGCATAAGAGACTATCTGGTCAACGAAGTTGGAAACAGTAAGTGGACAAGGTTATACAGCCAAAACAAGTGATACAAAACAATGACATCGAACATCGCAGAATCTGTGAATGCAGCACTCAAAGAAGTAAGAGAGTTACCAATAGCAACTTTACTATAATGTCTTCACTCTTTGGTTCAAAAATGGTATTGGGACAACAAGAATATAGCATTGTCTACATTCACATACTTGGCACAAAAACCAGAGAAAAGTCTACGTAAAGAACGAGATATGAGCTTAAAGTACAAGGTAACATATCTGCCTTATAAAAATTATTccatatttatttgaaatagaCGTACTGGTTTATTTTTGCACTCATTActgaaaaaaaatcactttattGTCTCATACAGTTATTAAATAAACTTATTAGTCTATTGCTGCATATCCAAAATCAAACCCGTTTGTATAccaataaacatgcttaaatttttttttacatgcaATCAATATAACTACTTGCACAGGTGGAAACATCAAATCTGGTTGTATACAAAGTACATGATTGTACCGACTCATACATAGTAAACCTGGAAAAAAAAACCTTCAGCTGTCAAAAATTTGAATATGATGAAATGCCTTGCTCACATGCAATGGTTGTGTTAACAAAAAAGAATCTATCATGCTACAGCTACTGCTCATACTACTACAcgaaaaaaactttttttctcAACATATGAAGATAATATCTTCCCACTAGCAGATTCTACAACTTGGGATGTACCAGATCATATAAAAGATATGATTGTTCTACCCCCAACACACAAGAGGCCAGCAGGGAAAGGTACAAAGGTGTGCTGGAAACAAAAACACAGGTCAAATGTGGGGCATGCAACCAAAAAGGACACAACAAAAGATCGTGCAAAACTGCACCAGTTCCAAAGCCAACACGAAAGAGAAAGAACATcagtacttaaaaaaaataacatttttttcaCAACATTTGATACTTACAGTAATAAGTAGTACATTAGTACTATGTCTTAGACTATTATGAACATAATGGTTCCTCtgattttacaaaaacaaaaacttgtcaaaaaaataaacaaacatgttaccCATATCCATCTATTTTaggttttatattttgttatgatgatcttcaaatgaaaattaatgtgcatttttttttaaaaaaaattaatatatctatTACCTATTCGTATCCTCAcaccaattaaaaaaaaatatgtacctGTTACCCTCTCATATCGATATGTACACAAGAAAATTATCTGATGATAGTGATTTGTttcctgaaaaaaaaatcaattttaattagattGATCATCGATCGAAAAACGTAAACTAATTAGTTGCTTAAGTACACAAAAATTTCATTTACACAAAATAATGTTCCATAACATACAAGGTTCatataccatccaaaaaaacaTGTCACCACCTAATTAAGTGTTCCAAACCAAAAGAAACCTTGCACACACAACAGTTACATAAAACCAAAAGCTACATGTTAAAGTTTGCAAAATACTACATGTGCTAATTACAAacattagaaaaatacaaacaatataGTCCAAACTAAAGATAGTAATTGTAACACTAATCATCCAATCTTCAAAGCTCCCCTAGTAGCTTTGGGCATCTTTCTAGTAAACGCTGAACCAGATTCATATCCATTCAACTCCTTCTTCATAGCATGCACGAAAAGCTCAACGCACATCTTCTTTCGAACGAAATCCATATTCAAAGTTTTGGGGACATTGTTGATCATTTCATGTATAAAGTATTTAGCATACTTTATAACGAATACACCACagtcactacaaaaaaaaaaagaataagaataaCAGTCAGAACGATCGTAAACTAaaatgttaataaaaaaaaaataataaagtatacAATATAGTTACCATTGATCTTGTTGAGGCAATTTATCTATAAAAACAATTTCTAAAGGATCTGTATCCTTCACTCCCTTAAAATACTGAGTGCTCTTGTCAATATCCGACCTCCGACCATAGAAATCCACATGAGACaataaaatggcaaaataaCAGCAAATGCATTCACAAAACTACGACTGTCCTTAAACTTTCCACCCCTCAAAGAATTGCACACCTTAAGACATCTCATCTTGATGTCAAAGATGCACAAAATCCAATGTGCCAAAGCCATTACATTGACTGGAAATAGCATGAAATCTAAAACGAACCATGGTTTACCACACAACAAACCAAATCCCGCAATATACGAAGCTGCCTTAGTATCCTGAGGAACAACATTAATATCCTCAtcatttgcacaaaacttattGTACAAATCAAATATATGGGCTGCAAAAAAACAATCAGAGATTCTGGCAGCAACCCTCACACTTTTGTCATACTTAATTTGCTTCCTCAAGTAATAAAAGCACACATCAATATGCTGCACCACGtagaacataaaaaaaaaacataaattataaacacacaaaaaaactcaaaacaaacagaaaaaacAAATCCCATTAATATATCATAAGAAAAATACTAACCGAACATGATAAATTCCTCCCCGGGTTCTCAGATCGTAAAACCATATTTTATCGTTAACCTTCACAACAACAAAATTTAACAGCACCTTCAATACTCGATACTCTTGTTTGAACttcttcaatttgtttttatcattGAAACCAACATTAAACCATTGCTCAAATGATTTAACTTGAAGTTCATCTGGCATGACCATCAATCCATTTGAAAACGGAAACAATCCATACACTTCACCCGTTGGTTTACCACTGCTGGCCGAACCAAAATTTGTTGTGTAAGGACTCTTCATTACAGATCCAGGCTTTGCAGGCCTTTTAACAACCTTAGACGTAAAATCCACAGTCAAACCCTACCAACAaacacaacaaacacaaatttaaaaaataaaaatcataataataaaataaactaaaaagttTCAATAATAAGTACGTAAACAAAATGACGTAATTAAACATTTATAACATGGAACCTTTGCATTATTCCTCTGATTAGGAGCCATTATTTCATTGTGCAACACCTTaccctacaaaaaaaaaacagttttaaaaaaaaaataataaaacacaactcaaaaaaaaaaaaatactctaatAATCCATAACAATTACCAAACACGAACATAAAAATACCTTAGCAATTTTTTCCTCAATATCATTGATCTTCTCTAAAGCAAATAGTGTTATACTATCCTCCGTACCTTGACTATCACCCAACTTTTTAGTTACAGCTACAGTACACTCTTTAGTTTCAGCATAAATCACCTTATCATCAGCAACCTTCTCATTTACACCCCCACCAACTACCTCCTTGCCTTCTTTGACCGACTCACCAAAGACTCACTCCACCACTAGATGCACCAACATTACCTCCACCTTTAATTTCCTTGGCACCAACCTCATCACCACCAATACCCtgcaaaaaaacaaaataaaatataaaaaaataaattatcaatatatataactcacataacaaaatatataaataaaacacaAACTATAACCTTGTCATCGCCATCATTATCATCTTCCCTTAACTTGTTAGACCCGTTTTTGAACATCTCATGATCATCATCAACCACTTCTTTCTTATCATCGTTCCCATTATCATCACTAGGTTGTGATGTAATAAAACACATTATATCAAAAGTAGGTCAATTCGCCACCATCATTCtcgcaataaaaaataaatcgtAAACCAAATTGTTACTGATGTTTAAATATAACAAGTAAACTACAAAACTAAAACtacaataaaaacataaaaaaaaaaaaaagttaccttATTCTCTACAATCGTATCATCTAAAACTTCCTCAACCTGTATATAATTTCACATtacactacaaaataataaaaataatcctAATAAGTTACATAATAATTTAcatcaatattaaaatttaaaaaagttaccTTATTATCTACCAACATTTCATCTTCAACTTTTTCAACCTAAAAAAAGTTTAACTTTAGAttacaaatattataaaaaataatcaaaaaagtTTACACATAAACAGGataccacaaaaaaaaataaacaacattagaaaaaaaaattataaaaaataataaaaacagttTACATAAAAAccaataattaatctaacaacTAATTAAAAAACAGTAAACTTATTAGTTTCTTCTTTAACTAATATTACCTCCACAACTAGCTCCTCTTCATTTGTCAAAACAAGGTCATCATCATTCTGAAATAAAATACAAGACACACAATAAAAACTCAGCATTATAACTAATCACATactcaataaataaaaatagcaaacaaacaataataatagacactatcaaataaaaataatatgtaaaacATACCATATTAAAAGTATCCTCATCACTGACTACAACATTTCCACCATCATTTCCACTTATAAAACAATTTCTCAACTCATTGAACTTCATGTCCAAATAAAACTTCAAACTTCCATCAATTTTTGCATCAATAAGACTTTATATTCAACTCACATTCCTTAACACTACACTTCATCTCATTCTTCAACAAACTCAAAGACTCATCAAATTTTGTTTGATTACCAACAAGCATCTTCACGTTGTTCCTTAACTCTACTAGATCAGACTTCCCCACACCATAACTTCTCTGTATACTAGAAGGGTCACCTTTCTCATAATGCTTCCTTTCTAATGGCTCATCATCAAAATCATCTTCAGAAGATTCTACCACGGGGAAATCAAAACTTTCAAGTTTCATCATCTTTCTTTCAACATCAGTGGGGAGAATAGCTTGAGCTTTCAGCtacaaataaaaaatgagaaaagtaAGCAGAtaagtttacaaaaatatatcacAGCAATAAACAGAAACAACAACatgattttaataaatatttatttaccttTGATGACATGAAAATTTTCCTATTCAGGCTCCCTGCAGTTAGGATTTCCAGTACTTGACCACCTACAAATCCTATACTCTTCCGAAGCATCATATTGGCATATAGAGGCCTTAAGACATAAAGGAATGGTTTCATATAACCAGACCATAAACGCATAAGGGAAACCAGGTAACTTGTATGTTTTACTATTTTCTTTCGTCTGTTTGCGTTTCACCTTAGCTTTTCCCTTACCACAAGAATCATCAGACAAATCTGTTCTTTTTCTGCCCCTCAAAGCAATCATCAAATTGTGCAATGTAAGATCAAAAACAATTTTCTCCCAAGGGAAACTATCATATTCACCAAGCCCCACAATATTCATCAACTCATCAAAAACCTTTTTTACTGCAGGACTACAAATCAACCCATTTGTAAGAAGGTACAAAATTGCCATTTTAACAGCATACTCATCACTCTTGAACCCACTAAACATAAATCTTTGTTCAACCGCACCATGAGTAACTTGCTGCTCAAAAAAATACTTATCGACAAATGCATTCTCCCTTTTTGCATACTTTTTCATATCGTTATCACCATTACACAGTAAATCAGTTATGACCGCAAACTCAGCCAAACTAAACCTAAAATTTTCACAACCAAACTTAAACCACATCTCCTTCCCATTTTTTGATGTACCTCCCTAAGTAGAGCATTATGTAATAACTGAGGCTGATATAAAATTGGTTTCATGTCTAACAAATGACCAAAACATGATTTACAAAAAAGCCTAATTTGTTCAGGGCTCAACTTAGCATTGATATTTGCAATCACTTTGTTCTCCAATGTATTAGGGAAGAAAATCATCTAATCCTTAACTTGACTCTCAGGTTTAAAATATTGCT is a genomic window of Cannabis sativa cultivar Pink pepper isolate KNU-18-1 chromosome 9, ASM2916894v1, whole genome shotgun sequence containing:
- the LOC133031493 gene encoding uncharacterized protein LOC133031493 gives rise to the protein MAANFMNKSEKKKKDDDETKYPMMVNLSTAIPTENIGNNSINHDYSEHTMQITQAILSRTEYAQNMADFVINQVENAIETSQQATSQVISDPHVDNIFVGQVFSNKETLQNVVSLYSIRRNQPFKVKRSSKLDYKLVCIDENCTWSFLASKHGKTNMFKIRKIQHSHTCSIDVTSVDHPNATSNLIGSVIRTKFVKPKRDYTPNEIVDDMADDYCVSISYQKAWRAREKAIVDARCCPHESYSEIPRILYMMEKCNPGTITDLVTDENGHFKYLYFAIGASIKGWQHCNPIIVTDGTFLKNQHGAALLIASAQNANRHIFPLAFAIVDSKNDTSWNWFFSKLKESYSEREGQCIISDRHESIAKAANTNFSNLMHGVCCYHLLKNTKTKFKNGGDELKNAFNGASKAYNAAEYEKKNMRDLDNIHSGIRDYLVNEVGNSKWTRLYSQNK
- the LOC115723388 gene encoding E3 ubiquitin-protein ligase SIRP1-like; its protein translation is MINNNDYDHNLNEEVGVNISVEVLVYELPQLDDDDDYDDDDDDDDDFDMNDVPICFVAASEESIEKLEKVWVKDNPIFCSICLEDVSVGLEAAKLPCTHAYHEGCVVEWLQVSKFCPNCRVEIV